GTTGTGGATCACGTCGCGGACCCGGTCCTCGGACGTGAACGTCACCTCCGCGATCTTGCCTGGGGTCATGGCCTGCGCGGAGAGCAGGATCATCTGCGCCCGCCGCCACGTCACCANCGACCCCGACGAACGGCGCACGATCCGCAACAGCCGCTGCCCCTCGTCCGGATCGATCTCCCGGACCCGCACCCGTTCCGCCACACCACAGATCATCAGCCGGACAGCCAGGCCTCTGCGGGACCCGACCCGGCGCGCCCTCACAACGGGCAAACCTTCACGGATGCGGCACTAGAGGTTGGTCATGATCAGGTGATGGGTCGAGGTGCGGTCGCTCCGCCAGCGCCAGTGTCGGAGTTCGCGGGGGTTCCGGTTCCCGCCGGAGGTGATCGTGCTCGCGGTGCGGTGGTACTTGCGGTTCGCGCTGTCTACGGCGTCCGACGCCAGTACCCACCACTGGCGACACGGGGCACTTCCGACTACCAGGTAGGCCCGTTGGCGATCTGCCCATGCACATCGAACCCGAACCGCCGCAGCCGATCATCTCCCGCTTTGGCGAGCAGCCGGACCAGCCAGCGGGCGGCGTACTGGTCGCCAGCGCTGGCACGGTGGCGGAGCCCGTCGAGGTCCCTTGCTTTGGCGAGTAGTTCGGCTAGCTGTTCGGTGGCGTATTGGTCGCCGGTGCTGGCGTGCTGGCGGAGCCCGTCGAAATCCTGGGCTGCGGCGAGGAGTCTGACCAGTTGGCGGGCGGTTAGAAGGCGGCGGGGCGGACGGTGCGCATGACGTCGTCGAGGATGGTGGCCAGCGGTGTGCGGCCGTCGGTGGCCATCCAGGCACGGTTCGCCGCCTCCATGCAGGCCAGCGCGGCGCCGATGACCGCGGCCGGGCGAGCGCCGGCGGTGGGGCCGGCCCCCGCCTGGCTGTCACCGGCGTTGGTGGCGCCTTCGCCGCCGGCTCCCGCGGCATTGTTATCCGTGGGCCCGGTATCCGCGGATCCAGTTGCCGGGGAACTGAGGCGTGCGGCGACCTGGGGGGCGAGCCGGTCGTGCCAGCGGCACTGCTTTTCCAGGTTGCGGGCCTGGAGCCCCGGATTCCCGTCGAGTATCTGCCGCAGGGCGAGGGCGGCCTGCGAGTCGTTGGACTGGTGGGCGATCAGGGTGTCGAAGGCCCGGCGCAGCGCGGTCCAGGCGTCCTCGTCCGCGGGCCGCTCGGCCAGGGCCTCGGCCAGCGCGGTGCCGAGCGCGTCGAGGTGCCCCAGCACCACGTCTTCCTTCGACCCGAAGTAGCGGAAGAAACTGCGGCGCGACATTCCGGCGGCGGCCGCGATCTCGTCGATCGTCGTGGCCTCGTAGCCGTTGCGGACGAACAGGTCCATCGCGACGGACATCAGTTCGGTCCGTACGGCGCGCCGGGTGCGCTCGCGCAGGCCGAGCCCTGCTGACAGGCCGAGCCCTGCTGACAGGCCGAGCCCTGTTGAGGGGCCGTGCTCTGCTGACGCCTCACCCACCACGGTCGTACTATACGCCGCGCCATACCTGCCCCAGGATATCGAGGGTGGCACTGGGTGTCGGATTCGGCGTAGTGTGCCAGGTGGCTGAGGGGCGGGTGCCGCGGATGGCGGGTTCGGCGGAGAACATCGGCTGGGTGATGTGGTCCGGCACCGTGGGCCTGCAGCGCCCCCTGGCGGAGCGGGTGGAGGCCGCCGTCGTCGGCGGGTTCGGCCGGATCTCGATCAGCCCGCTGGACGTCGCGCTGGCCGAGGAGGCCGGCACCACCCCCGCCGACCTGGGCCGCCAGCTGCGCGGCCAGGGGCTCGGCGTCGTGCTCGACGGGCTCATGAACTGGTACGGCGGCGCGCCGATGACGGCGGCGCGCTCCATCGCCTTCACCGCGGACGAGGTGCTGGACATGTGCGCGGCCCTGCGGCCCGTCTCGCTGACGGCGTTCGCCCGCCCGACCGGCGACGTCGGGCTCGAGGAGATCGCCACCGCGTTCGGCGGCCTGTGCGACCGAGCCGCGGACGTCGACACCCTGGTCCAGCTCGAGTTCATGGCCATGATGGCGATCAGGGACCTGCCGGCCGCGCTGGCCGTGGTCGCGGCGGCCGACCGGGCCAACGGCGGCCTGGTGTTCGACACGTGGCACTTCTTCCGCGGTAATCCCGACTTCGCGGCGCTCGAGGAGCTGCCGGGCGACCGGGTCTTCGCGGTGCAGGTGTCCGACGGCCCCGCGGCGCCGCCGGACGACATCGGCCGGGACACCTTCAACCGGCTGCTTCCCGGCGACGGCGGTTTCGACCTCGTCCGGCTGCTCGGCGTGCTCGACGGTATCGGCGCGCTCGGCTGGGTCGGGCCCGAGGTGCTCTCCCCGGCCACCGAGGGGATGCCCGCCACGCGGGCCGCCGGCCTCGGCGCCGCGCGGGTGCGCGAGCTGATCGACCAGGTCCGGGCGTCATGATCGCGGTGCGGTTGCACGGCCCCGGGGACCTGCGCGTCGAGGAGGTCGACGAGCCGGAGGCGGCGCCGGGCGAGGTGAAGATCGCCGTGGCGCACAACGGGCTGTGTGGCACCGACCTCACCGAGATCTTCGCCGGGCCGCGGGCCTGCACGGCCGTGCCGCACCCGCTCACCGGCGGTGTGCTGCCCCAGATCGTGGGCCACGAGTTCGCCGGGGTGGTCGCGGCGGTCGGGGCGGGCGTCACCGACGTCGCCGTCGGCGAGCGGGTCAGCGTCGAGCCGCTCTACTCCTGCGGGCACTGCGACCGCTGCGTGGCCGACCTCCCCGAGCTGTGCCGGCAGGTCATGACGCACGGGATCTGCTCGAACGGCGGCGGGCTGGCCCAGTACACGACGGTTCCGCGGGCGATGGTGCACCGCCTTCCCGCGTCGATGTCGCTGGCCGAGGGCGCGCTGGCCGAGCCGATGGCGGTCGCGTTCAACGGAGTGCTGCGTTCCGGCGTCGGACCGGGCGGGTCCGCTCTGGTGTTCGGCGCCGGGCCGATCGGGACGGGCGTCGTGTTCGGGCTGCGCGCGGTCGGGGTGTCGGACATCCTGCTCGTCGAGCCGGCGCCGGCTCGACGGGCCGCGGCGGCGCGGCTCGGGGTCGCCGACGTGCTCGATCCGACGTCCAGCGACGTCGCCGCGGAGGTGCGACGCCGGACCGGTGGTCGTGGCGTGGACGTCGTGCTGGACGCCGCCGGCGTGCCCGGGACGTTCGGGCTGGCCCCGGCGGTGCTGCGGGCCCGGGGACGCTACGTCGGGATCGCGGTCGCCGAGCGCGCCGTCGAGTTCGCCCCGTGGGTGCTGGCCCGCGGCGAGATCGAGCTGACCGGCTCGCTGGGCTACGGCCCCGGAGTGTTCGCCCGGGTGCTCGAACTGATCGCGGGCGACGCCTACCCGACGGCGGGCTGGGTCGAGCACGTCGACCTGACCGAGCTGCCGGCGGCGCTGGAGGATCTCCGCCACGGCCGGCGGATGAAGGTCCTCGTCGACCTGCCAGCCGCCTGACCCGCCAGCCGCCTGACCGGCAGGTCGACGGGTCGGCGGGTCGGCGGGTTGACGGGCAAGCCGCATCGGACACGGAAGGGCACATCATGGAAACCGGGCTGGACGGCCACACAGTGGTGGTCACGGGCGGGAACGCCAACGTCGGACGGGGCATCGCCCTCGCCTTCGCGGCCGAGCGGGCGAACGTCGTGATCGTCGGCCGCGACGAGGAGCAGGGCCGGCGGGTGTGCGAGCAGCTGCTGGCCGCCGGGGCGGGCCGCGCGCTGTGGCAGGCCGCCGACGTCACCGACCGCGCGCAGGTGGGCGTCATGGTGGCCGCCGTGCGGGAGCGGCTGGGCGCCGTCGACGTGCTGGTGAACAACGTCGGTGGCAATGTCGACCTCGACGCCTTCGCCGACTCGGACCCGGCCACCTGGGAGCGGGACATCGCGCTCAACATCACGAGCACGCTGAACTGCACCCACGCCGTGCTGCCCGGGATGATCGAGCGGGGCGGCGGGCGGATCATCAACATCGGGTCGACGTCGGGGATCGTCGGTGACCCGCTGCTCGCCGTGTACTCGGCGATGAAGGGCGCGGTGCACGCCTTCACCAAGGTGCTGGCCAAGGAGGTCGGCCGCCAGGGCATCACCGTCAACGCGATCGCGCCCTACGGGACCCTGCCCGAGGACATGAGCCGGGACGTCAGCTCGGGCAGCCGCTGGCATCCGGACGGGGTGTTCGCCCGGCTGGCCGCCACCCGGGGCCCGGAACTGCACTCCATCGGCCGGCGCACGGTGCTGGAGCGGCAGACCGCTCTGCCCGCCGAGATCGGTGCCGCCGCCGTCTACCTGGCCTCGACGGCCGCCGCGTTCGTCACCGGGCAGGTGCTGTCGGTGGACGGCGGCACCCAGATCGCCTGACACAAGTAATCGCTCACTCTGTTAAGGTCCGGCTTGTGACGGCGTGTCCTGGAACGGGCCGGAGCCGACCGGAGCCGACCGACGACGCCTGGTTGACCGGTTGACCGGCGAATTGGTGGGCAAACGGTGCCAGGCACCGGCACGGCGCGGCGAGATCGGGGATTATCGCGTCGATCGGTGAGTAACGCGTCGACGGCGGAGTCGGGAAAGGCCCGCGTCGACGGCGGAGTCGGAAAGGGCCCGCGCCGACGACGGGAGTGCCCGCTCCTCCGGGGGCCGTGGCCGCGTCCCGGCA
This portion of the Parafrankia discariae genome encodes:
- a CDS encoding TetR/AcrR family transcriptional regulator; the encoded protein is MVGEASAEHGPSTGLGLSAGLGLSAGLGLRERTRRAVRTELMSVAMDLFVRNGYEATTIDEIAAAAGMSRRSFFRYFGSKEDVVLGHLDALGTALAEALAERPADEDAWTALRRAFDTLIAHQSNDSQAALALRQILDGNPGLQARNLEKQCRWHDRLAPQVAARLSSPATGSADTGPTDNNAAGAGGEGATNAGDSQAGAGPTAGARPAAVIGAALACMEAANRAWMATDGRTPLATILDDVMRTVRPAAF
- a CDS encoding sugar phosphate isomerase/epimerase family protein; amino-acid sequence: MALGVGFGVVCQVAEGRVPRMAGSAENIGWVMWSGTVGLQRPLAERVEAAVVGGFGRISISPLDVALAEEAGTTPADLGRQLRGQGLGVVLDGLMNWYGGAPMTAARSIAFTADEVLDMCAALRPVSLTAFARPTGDVGLEEIATAFGGLCDRAADVDTLVQLEFMAMMAIRDLPAALAVVAAADRANGGLVFDTWHFFRGNPDFAALEELPGDRVFAVQVSDGPAAPPDDIGRDTFNRLLPGDGGFDLVRLLGVLDGIGALGWVGPEVLSPATEGMPATRAAGLGAARVRELIDQVRAS
- a CDS encoding alcohol dehydrogenase catalytic domain-containing protein — its product is MIAVRLHGPGDLRVEEVDEPEAAPGEVKIAVAHNGLCGTDLTEIFAGPRACTAVPHPLTGGVLPQIVGHEFAGVVAAVGAGVTDVAVGERVSVEPLYSCGHCDRCVADLPELCRQVMTHGICSNGGGLAQYTTVPRAMVHRLPASMSLAEGALAEPMAVAFNGVLRSGVGPGGSALVFGAGPIGTGVVFGLRAVGVSDILLVEPAPARRAAAARLGVADVLDPTSSDVAAEVRRRTGGRGVDVVLDAAGVPGTFGLAPAVLRARGRYVGIAVAERAVEFAPWVLARGEIELTGSLGYGPGVFARVLELIAGDAYPTAGWVEHVDLTELPAALEDLRHGRRMKVLVDLPAA
- a CDS encoding SDR family NAD(P)-dependent oxidoreductase, whose translation is METGLDGHTVVVTGGNANVGRGIALAFAAERANVVIVGRDEEQGRRVCEQLLAAGAGRALWQAADVTDRAQVGVMVAAVRERLGAVDVLVNNVGGNVDLDAFADSDPATWERDIALNITSTLNCTHAVLPGMIERGGGRIINIGSTSGIVGDPLLAVYSAMKGAVHAFTKVLAKEVGRQGITVNAIAPYGTLPEDMSRDVSSGSRWHPDGVFARLAATRGPELHSIGRRTVLERQTALPAEIGAAAVYLASTAAAFVTGQVLSVDGGTQIA